One part of the Anopheles coustani chromosome 2, idAnoCousDA_361_x.2, whole genome shotgun sequence genome encodes these proteins:
- the LOC131263345 gene encoding uncharacterized protein LOC131263345 produces MQKMSFFNMAEATSSATAPETPGKRQFVKVNESVFVSEIKKRPILYNVMHKDYKRITVRNEAWHAVAMVMKLSVPECKKRWRSMRDAFQKNMRNKGEEERKSWVHYRLLEFLLPFYQTGFPKRRHKSSVDYSEYNENSNDFDYLGLDNELDLYGDEPVTVSYVTEDGKELFQILHRPNDSELPESVVAEDEEEQDDLDEIESEGLLPTSLLRPQHGPSLTEEHQQNGELPVPPSSESYLVTSEEEDVSESESILYEERLNSTMLDFYKPGEVESVDGEMWKKISDNIQEAPKECYESAAETIECTDQCLSRRARKRPKLKPEVSRSLALEKCEAYSTMHTVAEPNRIESTESVAASPAPPTLPAAPSPPQREEESRSQGSKEMDARLGITDPDERFLMSCAPILRRLPNKKNLIARLRIQQLLYELEYDEKYDSGT; encoded by the exons ATGCAGAAAATGAGCTTCTTCAACATGGCGGAAGCAACCAGTTCTGCGACAGCGCCGGAGACGCCGGGCAAGCGACAATTCGTTAAAGTAAACGAATCGGTGTTTGTCAGCGAAATCAAAAAGCGGCCAATCTTGTACAACGTTATGCACAAGGACTACAAGCGTATCACAGTGCGCAACGAAGCCTGGCATGCGGTGGCAATGGTGATGAAGCTGTCCGTGCCGGAGTGCAAGAAACGGTGGCGTAGCATGCGGGATGCTTTCCAGAAGAATATGCGCAACAAGGGCGAGGAGGAACGCAAATCCTGGGTACACTACAGGTTGCTCGAGTTTCTGCTTCCTTTCTACCAGACCGGGTTCCCAAAACG GCGGCACAAATCAAGCGTAGATTATAGCGAGTACAATGAGAACAGTAACGATTTCGATTACTTGGGACTGGACAACGAACTGGATCTGTACGGCGACGAGCCGGTAACGGTTTCCTACGTCACCGAAGATGGCAAAGAGCTGTTTCAGATCTTGCACAGGCCCAACGATTCGGAGCTTCCGGAAAGTGTCGTGGCTGAGGACGAGGAAGAGCAGGATGATTTGGATGAAATCGAATCTGAGGGCCTATTGCCTACCAGTTTATTGCGACCGCAGCACGGACCGTCGCTTACCGAGGAACACCAGCAGAACGGTGAGCTACCAGTACCTCCCAGCAGCGAAAGTTACCTGGTAACTAGCGAAGAAGAGGATGTGAGCGAATCGGAATCCATACTTTACGAGGAACGGCTCAATTCTACGATGCTTGACTTTTACAAGCCAGGAGAGGTTGAAAGCGTCGACGGtgaaatgtggaaaaaaatatccGACAACATCCAGGAGGCTCCAAAGGAGTGCTACGAATCGGCTGCGGAAACGATCGAGTGCACAGATCAATGTCTTTCAAGGCGCGCCCGAAAACGACCGAAACTGAAACCGGAAGTAAGTCGAAGCCTTGCGCTTGAGAAGTGCGAAGCATACTCTACGATGCATACTGTGGCGGAACCCAACCGGATAGAATCGACCGAATCCGTAGCAGCATCCCCTGCCCCACCAACACTACCTGCTGCACCTTCGCCTCCACAGCGCGAGGAGGAATCGCGCAGTCAGGGGAGCAAAGAAATGGACGCTCGGCTCGGCATCACCGATCCGGACGAGCGGTTTCTTATGTCCTGTGCGCCGATCTTGCGCCGGTtaccaaacaagaaaaacctaATCGCCCGACTCCGGATACAGCAACTCTTGTACGAGCTCGAATACGACGAGAAATACGACAGCGGAACGTAG
- the LOC131263290 gene encoding mediator of RNA polymerase II transcription subunit 17: MSLSANISVEAPIENQIQEIAYDGTEIYQLPPTLSEHLAKCATKIDFSKTSSDIDLLQQSIKKEDEKKEEESKDPKEQFQSSLWPWDSVRNKLKEALTEVCVLSDVLNIAKEKRFMVLDPIPQEPPEVKQMVLVYARKKALASAANILQSGVERLKAAQSDQGVNRSNSSDFHIELLRLRRNWRLKKVSNTIIGDLSYRTAGSKFMHPGMFEVTKAEDEESGSPPASPSGAGAAGTVACPKINSALRVNVPTELQGVAFIKVITQKDQEDLCTAIVNMMGSTQLVPQAGAWQQTLEYAQNVLFCKELFNQLAREAVQLQAPIPHVVVGNQIRATLLPGIQLIISLCHSTSSDSNNSSVPIKDHDHVLEHSLHQLLREFHHKNTHHPFPHPASGPLGPSKKRMLAGPSAFDRHELLEMTKSQTLLEQIIAQAQHIFTRRRTQYVLDTVARDVKDPMITSHWNAMNSPTMSCVKINITSHGYDANLRTSLVIHVKERSLKCICRDGRIMHMSYEPQELRDLILCQISQHQIVCLQNLAKCMAWQILSSSSHLGIGAVEPLGNASSCVLASPNSDRLIAVQVRCDSQIDVKVFIAQSPAKDFFPGSLVQGRHWEHLGGHFKEVRFDKMEGKNFHNKMEFLMASLTSQS, translated from the exons ATGTCGCTATCGGCGAACATTAGTGTCGAGGCACCGATAGAAAACCAAATCCAGGAGATAGCCTACGATGGCACGGAGATTTACCAGCT GCCACCAACGCTATCGGAGCATCTGGCCAAATGTGCCACCAAGATAGACTTCAGCAAAACCTCCAGCGATATCGATCTGCTCCAGCAGTCGATCAAGAAAGAGGACGAGAAAAAAGAGGAAGAATCGAAGGATCCGAAAGAACAGTTCCAGTCGAGCCTTTGGCCGTGGGATTCCGTGCGCAACAAGCTAAAGGAAGCCCTAACCGAGGTGTGCGTCCTATCTGACGTGTTGAACATCGCGAAGGAGAAACGCTTCATGGTGCTGGATCCGATCCCGCAGGAACCACCCGAGGTGAAGCAGATGGTACTGGTGTACGCACGGAAAAAGGCGCTCGCAAGTGCCGCAAACATTCTGCAGAGCGGCGTCGAGCGACTGAAGGCGGCCCAAAGCGACCAGGGTGTAAATCGGAGCAACTCGTCCGACTTTCATATCGAGCTGCTCCGTTTGCGCCGCAATTGGAGGTTAAAGAAAGTTTCCAATACGATCATTGGAGATTTGAGCTACCGGACGGCGGGTTCCAAATTTATGCACCCGGGCATGTTTGAGGTAACGAAGGCGGAAGATGAAGAGTCGGGTTCCCCGCCGGCGAGTCCTTCCGGTGCCGGAGCTGCCGGTACGGTTGCGTGCCCGAAGATCAACTCCGCGCTGCGCGTAAACGTCCCGACCGAGCTGCAGGGTGTTGCGTTCATTAAGGTGATCACCCAGAAGGACCAGGAGGATCTCTGTACCGCCATCGTGAATATGATGGGTTCAACGCAGCTCGTACCGCAGGCCGGTGCATGGCAGCAAACGCTCGAGTACGCCCAGAATGTGCTGTTCTGCAAGGAACTGTTCAACCAGTTGGCTCGTGAAGCTGTTCAGCTGCAGGCGCCAATTCCACACGTTGTCGTTGGTAACCAGATACGGGCGACACTGCTTCCCGGCATCCAGCTCATCATCAGCTTGTGCCACTCGACGTCTTCcgattccaacaacagctcCGTCCCGATCAAGGACCACGATCACGTGCTCGAGCACAGTCTGCATCAGCTGTTGCGGGAATTTCACCACAAAAACACGCACCACCCGTTCCCCCACCCGGCCAGTGGGCCGCTGGGGCCAAGCAAAAAGCGTATGCTTGCCGGTCCGTCCGCATTCGATCGGCACGAGCTGCTAGAGATGACGAAATCACAAACCCTGCTCGAGCAGATCATCGCTCAGGCGCAGCACATTTTCACGCGCCGTCGCACCCAGTACGTGCTCGATACGGTGGCACGGGATGTGAAGGATCCGATGATCACCTCCCACTGGAACGCAATGAACAGCCCGACGATGTCGTGCGTCAAGATTAACATCACTTCGCACGGCTACGACGCTAACCTGCGCACCTCGCTCGTGATCCACGTGAAGGAACGATCGCTCAAGTGTATCTGCCGCGATGGGCGCATCATGCACATGTCGTACGAGCCGCAGGAATTGCGCGATTTGATCCTCTGCCAGATCAGCCAGCACCAGATCGTGTGCCTGCAGAACCTGGCCAAGTGTATGGCCTGGCAGATCCTTTCCAGCAGCAGCCACCTCGGTATCGGCGCCGTCGAACCGCTCGGGAATGCATCCTCCTGCGTGCTGGCTTCACCGAACAGTGACCGTTTGATTGCGGTCCAAGTTCGCTGTGATTCGCAGATCGATGTGAAAGTTTTCATTGCCCAAAGTCCGGCGAAGGACTTCTTCCCGGGCTCCCTCGTCCAGGGACGCCATTGGGAGCATCTCGGCGGACATTTCAAGGAG GTTCGCTTCGACAAGATGGAGGGTAAAAACTTCCACAACAAAATGGAGTTTCTGATGGCCAGTCTTACCAGTCAGTCTTAA